CAATGTCAAATAACAAGCTCGCAGCTCCAAGCCTTTCATAATATTATTCCAACTGCAGAATACCATTTTTCCACACTCCACTAGTACCATCAAGATTTATTAACTAATATATTTCATTCTTCATCATATCTTAACATTGTCCAGACACTGGAGAGCAGGTTCGGCTACTTTTACGATTGCAAAGCCCTACACTGTTTAGTTTCAACACTAATTGCTGAGCCATAAAAAGCAAAAAATaagcatttgagaattttagTGAGTAAAATCATGAAGGCACATAGAAGCAAGTTAATTCGAGTCAATAAATCGCAAATTTTTATGTTGTTGGGTTAAGAAACACaagcaatcttgattttaatgaaaacaaaactttttattgtttttctaacACACTCAAGTGTTAAGTTGCTATCTCAAGTTGGAAACTGAAACTCGAAATCAACCAAACAGAAAATATAGCGAGATGCAATGTTTCATTGATATCCCAAAGTTCGGAGATGCAAATGACAAGCCGCCAAAACGACTGaatagaaaactcaattttacACAAGTCATATTTCACAACAGATCAGTTGGTTCGAACGTTATCTAGGCGAACTATTAGTTGCAAGATCGAGCTGACGGAAACGGAAACAACCATCAGCTCAGTCTGACAAGTTTTGGTATGTTGGTCATATCTCTTAGCTTGATTATTCAAATGGTACGATTTAGTTTGCATTACAAAGGTCAATTCAGAATGTGTTACAAAGATAAAATAACGATCTAGAAATTATCTTCataagtcaaagtctgaatcagaTCATAAAAATCTGATAAACAACGATGAATTTGCTGGTTCTGCACAGAATAAAGAACAAGTTCCGGATTGCTGACAGACCGATCTGTCAAGCATATTTTTCTCATACAAACTTGGAATTGAGTGATTCCTGATTCCATGGAAAGTAAGAGAAATGACTATAACTTCCATGTTTATCATTTTGTTCAAAAATAGACGAACCAAGAACTATAACAAAGCAAAGCCAACATCGCGACTTGTACTAGCTTGGCAACAGCTCAGATCAAGCTCATAACATACCAAATTAGACCATCAGATAAGCACATTTTGATCAGCTCGATCTGATAACATCTTAGTTCAGAAAATGGCAAAAAACGCGAATTTCACCGTTGCAATGTCAGAATCCATACACAACATTTTCAGACAGTCACATTCTTGTATCTAACGTCTATATCATTCTTGAAGACcataaatacaacatattgaagatcaaatacaagTTTTGGTAGGAGATTCAAAACATGGGCAACCTAAATGAAGAGATTAATTAGAATGATAACAACCCCaagtgtgaggatacatttgatatatacatatactgtaaaattcctcacacacaatcactcacacatatacatgaaaGTTGAGCTTCAAAGTTTAGATGAATAAGTCTTCACACAAAaacattaaagattgtgtttaaagtcttggaataaGAGACGTTAAACGTTATGCGGATTGTGAGGTTGCATCCTAATTCCTACAATCAAatgtgctaggagtttcaattaggcaatAGATAAGTCATAAGTTGAAATGAGTTCGTACAAAGAATTGTACGACGTAGAAGTTGTtaatatccgaacatccataaacaaattcaatatccataaacaaattcatgTCTATtactctatttatttattgtatttaattattactactgtttttaagatatatcgttgaagcattttatgtgtttttcaaatacccaaaatattgcatatcaaGTATTTGATAAAATAGTTCAACCAAAAACGTTTTTACACGttcaacttgcatatcttttaaatgtttaatatgagatattattttgagtgtcttccttggtttgaaaaccaaactcgatatAAGTtctcggtgttcaatatttcaagaatcaagctattgtagctcaacgactATCCTACAATCGATCctatcatatataaaaaaaggcAATATTTCGCTAGCATACGAGAAAAGCTATTATGGGTGCCCATAGACCTTCTCATGCAAGTTGTGCTCACTATCACACATTGGGAGCTTCATAAACATTAGCTAGCACATGATCAGCATCCTTTAACCACTATAACCAACGGATACAATTTTATTTCTCATAATTGAAATACATGAGATGTCACAAACTCTTTAATTTCTATACCGTAACCCCTTagctaaatataaaaaaaattgaagtaaaaaaaatttcaaaagaaaaaagtaactatttctttgatcatttATAGTAAATCAGCAGAGGGTAAAATATATGATACTTCAGTGAGTTCAGCTTTAGGAGAATATGCACTCGGAATGTTGGTATCAAACCAGTAACTTAAATATTTTCGCAATTATACTGGTAACTGAGAATATGCTAGATTTAGTATGCAAGGAACTCAACGTCTAGTCCAATCCTGACATTAGTATTCTATTACCAAACCACCACATATCCAAATTTGTCTACTATTGAACTGTATTTTCAATAATTCATTGGGCACTACTGCATTCAGACAATATGCGAATTTAATTGGCCAACAACACCAAAATGTATATTTTAAGATCATTCCACATTTCCATAGCATTCTTAACAAATAAATTAGCTAAATGGAGGCCAAATAACTTACCAATTGTCCACGCCTTCGAGGAAAAATGTAACCTTGATAGTCCACCCTCCTCTTTGCTTCTTCTAAATAGAACTGCAGAAAAGGAAGGCACAAGTATTTGCTTATTGTCTAACCAAAGAGTTTGCAAATTTGTAAAGGATGTTCCCCGGCAATTATCAGATGAGAACACAAACATAACTTGACTGACAAAAGTTCCTCCAAATTTGCGAACATATGCCGCATTTACTTTTAGAGAGAAACATGTTTTAGCTGTGGATAAATGACAAATTATGAAATCAAGTTCAGACGGATAGAATTGGCAGGATAGTTTGGGATAGCATATTTCACGCCACagaatttaaatactaaatGTTGAAATAACTGTAACCTCCGAATCATGACAAAATTGTTAACAGCCCTTGCACATTCAGATGGAAATGTTATCTATTTGCATAATTACAGAAGCAACTTGAATcacaatcaaattaaaaatcttCTGCTTTCCATTTGATTCAATTAAGCTCAAACGGCACACCATCCGCAGTAAAAGTTTTAATGACAGCAAAGGAGTTCAAAAAGTACCTGAATCCAGTTATGAAAACCCGAAACTTCTTGTTCTCCCCGTTGCTTGATTTCTCCAACAAAAACATGTTCAAAAGCAGAAGAAGAACCAGATGTACCGCCCCGGCCATAAAGATCAAACCAGAGACTTGTCAACATTCTCTTGAAATCCTGATAATTCTCAGGTGCAACGCCTTTAGCCGATAGATACTTGTGAAGATATTTGATTGGCCCAGTTCTACTTATCTCTTCTATGAAGGCTGCCTGCTCTTGCTTCTCTTGAGGTGTTATGTCTTCTTTGTACCCTTCGTGTGGATTATAATTATCAAGAAGAGAACAGAATCTTGAAAACGTGGGCCTCTTGAAAGTTTCTTCACTCAGCCAGGAAAATAAGCTTCCTTCTGTCATATCTCCACTTTggtaaaccttctttccttcccCACAATCAATCTGATAATCCTTTCCAGGTACTAAACGATTTGAGTCAAGTTCCCAAAGTTTTTGAAGAGCCATTGAAAGGTCAGCAAGCTCATCTTGTGACGGTTCTACATCAACACTACAATCAACCCCACCAGAGTAATCTTGTTCATCGAGGGGACGTTTGTAATTGTTCCATTGATCCTTATGTATCTATCCAACAAGGAGTACAAAAAGTTCACCGTTGAAATTCACCTCTACAAAACTATGCCCGAAGAACAAGAACTTTATTGACTTCTTTTAGTTTGGATTGCCTTTTCATAAATGTAATGAGATAACATTGTAGATGTggaaagaaatttaaaatatcgtCATGTTATAATTTCATTAATACATAATCTGATTCTTGGATATATTCAAATCTACAATCAGTAATATCAATTACACTAATAAAATGTTCCTCGGTGCATAATAAAAAGAGCAAAGGCTTTGGTCCAAGGGTGGAGACAGGCGATTAAACTGGGAAGTGAAAAAAAAAGTTTCACACTTTACAAATTCAACACATGAGGAATTATAAAGATCAAGAACTCTAATTGCAAACCACATCATGCTTAAGGATGAGAATTCGGATTGTTTggcaaagaaaaaaaagagttaaTTGAAAACCATCCACATATTCATTCCCATGGATATGAAAgaaaaaatacatgttttatgAAAGTCTATTTACTTCTTATATTACATGATATGATCTAGCTCACactttaaaaaatacataagaaCTTTGCATACTTTCAATTATTGtaaattccaaaattttgatTAGCAGATGAGCAAACTTTTTTCtcgataaacaacaaatacatgataaataattaGGGTAACCAACACTCGAGCTCATTCTTGTACATGTACATGCACACAATTCAAGGGTTCTATCaccaaaaatatcaaaacaaaatgagttagatattaaagtttggaaaaACATCAAGCAATAATGAATGTCTCGTGATGTTTAATTTGACCTGGTGATGTAATTTGGAAGATCTTTTGGGAACTGTCTCCCAACCATCATTGCTTTGATCATCTCCCTCCTATACAACATCCACCAATGAAAGTTGAAATTTTAGCCAAAACCACGGTATACAAATTTTGCTATTGGTACGAGAATAAGTTCTCCTGAATTCCTTTTCCTCTGAATAAAAACTTAATTCATTAGTATAATGTCTATGCACTATGCTTGCAATTCATCACTTTTATGCTTGctttacaaaatttataatccCAAATTgcgagaaatttttttttcttccatcaTAAACTCATTCATATTACTCCCAATATTTCTTCCCAAGTACGAATCCAGCATGATTGCCTGCGCCAATAGTATTCCAATTGGCATCCCCGATATCATTGTCATACGCCTGGGACCACATAATTGGTACACGTGCGTTTTACGGAATCATCAATCCAAGGTAGAAAATTTTACTGAACACCTTCTATGCAACATTCCTATGTGACAGataaaagatgaaaaaaatgaaaaaaacaagAATTAACCTGCCCATATCTCGTCTTCGCTCGTGATCCCCCCGAGTGTTCTGACCCCCCGGTTCTTCCATAAGCCTCCTGCTgccaaaacacacaaaagcacgtagaaaagggaaaaaaaccAATAAGGAAACTGAACGTGGCATGAATTCTGGCATAACTGATGATCAAGAATCCCAAGGTGTACTGCATAGCTATCATAGAGCCCAGACGCAAAGCGATAGACACGTTCTATTGAATCGAACCGCCCCCAAAATACTATGTGCTAGATGCTAAACCCGAGATGAAATTTCTATCATATACAACCCAATATACATTATACGATCCATTAAATGCCTGTAAAAGACTAGTTTATAACTGATATAAATGAATAACGTCTTAGAGGTATATCGGGAACGTAAAAAGGCACCTGTGTATGCCCAACATCAGAATGAGCGCTAAAGCCGGGGTTTTGATGGGGTTGCTGATCCCCAGAGACCACCTGCGAAACATTCAAACAGACATGTTTATCAGATACAAAGATCGAGAATCAAGAACGAGAGGTTGACCAAACCTCAGCCCAAGTCGATCTCGACCGCTCCTCGCCCCTTTCATTTTGATCCCCACCACCACCTTCAACGCGGTCCAATGCAACATTGATCAAACCCTTTATCAAACCCTCCATTGCAGCCTCCCAAGAATTTGTCCCGCTTCGTTTCGACTTTCTTCTGCAGAAGAAGATGATAAAAGGTGAAGATGCTCAGATGTGTAACGGGTGGTGTGGGGGTTGACAAATGTTTTACTCACTTCTTCGCATATAGAAATATACCTTACTTTTTGCGAAGTCGTTGGGGGAAGTTTAAGATCTTTCTTGCCGACACCCTAAGTGGGACCCTTTTCAAACGTCCTGCCGACAAGCCCATTATCCATAGATAAACGGGCcacttcaattaattaatcgTTTTCAACCCGGTTTACGAACCAGatccaataatttattttaaattcataataataaatttattgctttatttggttaaattatttaacaatgaattttaaattttatatagttattttttgaataattgtgatggatttcaaatcgaCATCAACATAGAAttatttcaaatcatctcaaataccttttaaaatccaaatcatTCCATCCAAACGTAATCTAAATGATTATATATACAATGAAAAGTATACGGGGTTGTAATTTCTCAATATTGGAGAACTAAGcccaaattttaataattcagcCCATAAATTTTTAATGATCCGAATATAAATAACATTAGCCTAATATTGAGAAATTGGTGAAtccttttttcttcttcttgcaaatatgcaattttttctgtttgtatgaaatattttagagaaatgattttgtttgataaaatttgGGCGAGATgtttttaatgttatttttaattgtatGTTTGGACTATTAATTATCTTTTTTACTCGTTTTTTGAGTTTATTATTGTAGTTGGGGAAGAATCCACAAAAGTTCTGTTTATGTCCCGTAAGCCAGGTATATATCCAAGCATaggaaaaaattagaaaatcgtTGGTTGATAAAAAGATCAAGAAGTGTCAAAATAGTCACGTCCACCACTGAGATGACACTCATATATTGGatgtataattttgatatgattcaTTATATTTGATATATGAATGTCTCCTCAAGAGTAAGATGAGTGAGCAAAATatcaatatcatatatattatcTACGTAGACACGCACATaaatatgtgtgtatatatatatatatatatatacacacacacacacacacacaaagacAAGCTAAGACGCATGAAATAATTTCCTTGCTTTGAAATATGTGGTGTATACAAATGTTTTTCATATAAATTAagctttcaaataaaatatattttccaaaaaaatgaaataaacttatttaattatgcattatttttttctaaagATAAGAAGGGTTCTAGTTAATCTTTTACTCGTTCATAAATTGTTTTTGGAAATTCCTCgtttcatatttatatatttttaatttcaaatttattcgttattttcaaatttctataaataatCAAGGCGCGACCCTTCGTCGAATCACCGGTCTCGATCCTCAAGGACGCATCTTGCTAGCTTCGTGTTAAAGGTTAAATGAGCATAAAAATTAAGCTATTAAAACTAGGATTAATTGTGAATCCATGGTCCATATACAATAAGATACAATAGTCATTCATTTTTTCTAccaatttgatttattaaactttagTAGTTTGAAATGTGCATATatgtttgattatatatatgtaatccATTTTCGtcttttcatatatttatatttatcttaCTTTGATCACTAAGATCATTATTGATATACTGGAACGGaatgagatatgaatgaaatCAACATTGGAATGAAATGAGAATATGAATGGAATTTAATGATATGTTTATTTCattcaaatgatttataaaaaaaaaaaacatgaatgaaaagaaattatttttaattttcaaataatttattaattaaatttcaagaTACTAAAAATGTTGTtcattgttattattaaataataaaattaataaaagtgAATCTGATATGTGACgttgttttaccaaatttttctttagtggctttcgcacacatggagattattAGTTTTCAGCCTATATATCATCTTCAACTCAAACTGAGCTAAGAAAAGGAAACATTTAAATTccattaataataaatatatataagattCTTATTTGAaacttttacaaaacataaaaggatttatgaaagatatatcaaagaaattaaacaacagaggattttaCCAAAATACCtttgaaacataaattcataaaaataactcATGAACGCCTTAAACGTCATTTCTCGACTAAGCAGGCTGAAgtgctacaacatgaatttattattttttggttactcgaaccttgtgtttaaCATTTCCTGGTTCATCTTTTTACCTTATGTTCTAACCAAAGACTcttatatttcattaaattccaaaaatttaaataaatattttattatctcaatttcattccaagttacaaataaatatagataattttaactatataatactaattattattattattattattattattattattattattaagatatatatttatattaattaagaaaaatattttataaatatagaaaataatGAGAATGATCATTCTCATCTAAAATAGATGGAATAATTATTcttatgaatatgataatgatcATTCTCTCATTCCGATGTCATATTAATAATGAGTATAGAGAATGAGATGAGAACGTTCATTTCATTCCCACCTCATTCTCTTCTATTAAGTATGTTCTAAGATATATTTCTGGCCTCAAGCTCTCTTGAGCTGAGATATAAACGTccacttaaataaattgaggtggtcttttgtgagacggtctaacaAGTCTATATCTTCATGAGACGGCGGTTAATCTGATTCATGCCTACAacgaaaagtaatacttttgacataaaaaataatattttttcatgagttacaaAATTGACCCATGAAATAGTATTGTGAGTCTAGTGTGTCAACTAAATCAAGTTGGTCAGTGCTTGAGGGTTTTGATTTGACAAAATTGCCAAACTTATCGTTGAGGAATCAGAACAAAAGGTGAGGAGTCTTGCTTTCGGTTGCAATAGTTGGAATAACTGAATTGAGGAGTTATGATCCGATATATATAGAAGCTAGAAGCCCAGTTCCTGNttttttttttttttttttttttttttgccgtGAGATTCAATTGATCAACTCTGTGGAAGAAATGGGAGCACATCAAGAGTGAGTTCAAGAGTGTTTGTATTCTGTAAGTCGGGAAAATACATCAAAGAGTGAATTTTGTAAAAGTGCTAGTGAGTTTCTTGTTGTGTAAACCATTATCTTTGGTCAATAAAAGAGAAGCCCCTCGTGTACGTTGGTCGATTAATGACCGATTTATGTTCGTGTCTTGTGTGACTTAAATCTCTTGTTTCTTTGATATCCAGTTTGATCGTAATTCTGGATTGATTAACAACATATATTCTGTATTGCATTGCGGATTTTGAATGCGTTTAATCGATTTCTTGAAATTGATTATGAGAAAACAATGTG
This genomic window from Primulina huaijiensis isolate GDHJ02 chromosome 7, ASM1229523v2, whole genome shotgun sequence contains:
- the LOC140980429 gene encoding uncharacterized protein isoform X4, which gives rise to MEGLIKGLINVALDRVEGGGGDQNERGEERSRSTWAEVVSGDQQPHQNPGFSAHSDVGHTQEAYGRTGGSEHSGGSRAKTRYGQIHKDQWNNYKRPLDEQDYSGGVDCSVDVEPSQDELADLSMALQKLWELDSNRLVPGKDYQIDCGEGKKVYQSGDMTEGSLFSWLSEETFKRPTFSRFCSLLDNYNPHEGYKEDITPQEKQEQAAFIEEISRTGPIKYLHKYLSAKGVAPENYQDFKRMLTSLWFDLYGRGGTSGSSSAFEHVFVGEIKQRGEQEVSGFHNWIQFYLEEAKRRVDYQGYIFPRRRGQLPDSETQLLTIQFEWNGVLKSVSSTLVGVSPEFEVAIYTLCFYLGGEDNHVELGPYPVNIKCYRLGNRIGSAFPIADC
- the LOC140980429 gene encoding uncharacterized protein isoform X3, with the translated sequence MEGLIKGLINVALDRVEGGGGDQNERGEERSRSTWAEVVSGDQQPHQNPGFSAHSDVGHTQQEAYGRTGGSEHSGGSRAKTRYGQIHKDQWNNYKRPLDEQDYSGGVDCSVDVEPSQDELADLSMALQKLWELDSNRLVPGKDYQIDCGEGKKVYQSGDMTEGSLFSWLSEETFKRPTFSRFCSLLDNYNPHEGYKEDITPQEKQEQAAFIEEISRTGPIKYLHKYLSAKGVAPENYQDFKRMLTSLWFDLYGRGGTSGSSSAFEHVFVGEIKQRGEQEVSGFHNWIQFYLEEAKRRVDYQGYIFPRRRGQLPDSETQLLTIQFEWNGVLKSVSSTLVGVSPEFEVAIYTLCFYLGGEDNHVELGPYPVNIKCYRLGNRIGSAFPIADC
- the LOC140980429 gene encoding uncharacterized protein isoform X1, coding for MEGLIKGLINVALDRVEGGGGDQNERGEERSRSTWAEVVSGDQQPHQNPGFSAHSDVGHTQQEAYGRTGGSEHSGGSRAKTRYGQEGDDQSNDGWETVPKRSSKLHHQIHKDQWNNYKRPLDEQDYSGGVDCSVDVEPSQDELADLSMALQKLWELDSNRLVPGKDYQIDCGEGKKVYQSGDMTEGSLFSWLSEETFKRPTFSRFCSLLDNYNPHEGYKEDITPQEKQEQAAFIEEISRTGPIKYLHKYLSAKGVAPENYQDFKRMLTSLWFDLYGRGGTSGSSSAFEHVFVGEIKQRGEQEVSGFHNWIQFYLEEAKRRVDYQGYIFPRRRGQLPDSETQLLTIQFEWNGVLKSVSSTLVGVSPEFEVAIYTLCFYLGGEDNHVELGPYPVNIKCYRLGNRIGSAFPIADC
- the LOC140980429 gene encoding uncharacterized protein isoform X2 — encoded protein: MEGLIKGLINVALDRVEGGGGDQNERGEERSRSTWAEVVSGDQQPHQNPGFSAHSDVGHTQEAYGRTGGSEHSGGSRAKTRYGQEGDDQSNDGWETVPKRSSKLHHQIHKDQWNNYKRPLDEQDYSGGVDCSVDVEPSQDELADLSMALQKLWELDSNRLVPGKDYQIDCGEGKKVYQSGDMTEGSLFSWLSEETFKRPTFSRFCSLLDNYNPHEGYKEDITPQEKQEQAAFIEEISRTGPIKYLHKYLSAKGVAPENYQDFKRMLTSLWFDLYGRGGTSGSSSAFEHVFVGEIKQRGEQEVSGFHNWIQFYLEEAKRRVDYQGYIFPRRRGQLPDSETQLLTIQFEWNGVLKSVSSTLVGVSPEFEVAIYTLCFYLGGEDNHVELGPYPVNIKCYRLGNRIGSAFPIADC